One Plasmodium cynomolgi strain B DNA, chromosome 12, whole genome shotgun sequence genomic region harbors:
- a CDS encoding hypothetical protein (putative): protein MTSTYITEIRKKQKDYLSCLFSKFEKYSNEKVLTNLINKSLNEIALYPFQDVSDNEVIDDVNGYINELTINAEYKRKKIFKHLCEIFLNDNFYIYDKNDRYELKFVILKLLFLIGESKTSENTQYIDHLYGKYFYKKEEGEEELTPPLNINEQNALDDIHNFNILEETKYLKELYNTDDEITRLSSLSGEEDIQIGDLERDESLEYGYPSDIHNQLANYQKQQSNHSGAEPNSNHFHETQYAQYVDSYMKNKNDLTYENVVKKISQCVYEYPHYEDVGGQWRHPARSSFQSSQSVGCLDNVLSYDNVEEHVHNANVGTSAGRSYSRRRISTRSSSTTSDEDILASLKMRKNKSKDASLPHRPREQYFFNNINLFYEEYHESEGNDASIIYETEIYNLHNVFPSDTGQEGNEEEPGEITGRTSHPGGNALDDNSSGYIYTQWRDSSRYAHRSNEEGPAQTDGPQHGCNIVLADKGNIIKTGTATKGRKNKRKGTFYVSEIFIIKEILMILSLNCPIKFKEDFFTNFSDFLFNHVMDKNKIKEDFLFYINIERREKGEGSAPHGSVTQYRAIISQMMNVKQDIFNHIIYIREHLSHDEGKNSLSRLFEQLSLTGSKGRGSNNLGSSSSSSNVYYPGNFLECFIDSLKCIYSEWICIIEILYNYHILLVMKQYNIVLVRDEQILDVLNRMDRIRVMDYLRVDHFVNWKHRKRGRQPHRKVHARGDITPFEELHTHEEKKANASFHPRKNRWDNARRLLDEEKIANFRSLSLIHLQVIMSKYLYVWNNLYDYVDFMLSYLLYNIGVDDYTHFNALYDNAKKFCICYDMTVLYWRNCQIVNNKSLEKIFRFLLNGLNVYYSKHISSWIKKGKIDDTFNEFFVYSQDRGDEGPFASHMLFIKKQGEFVLCPEFFNSFVFFLISLGNNIRLYMKISHEKEVDYVDYYLKGGGEPRRLKRPSSGDYQVGLGEVGSANECSGGCDDEYSDEIDDEREDPCRAPAPPPYRPKRLHKNTLNYYYNIENLKNVQNISLDIISTILTTRPNEENLLPYFNKNILALNVSYDLYIKKFLQEEFFQLFLQSNRIFLDSLMKYSYLLEYFCCLRSLVFLEIADFISPFFEFIFKEVSIPLIDERNMNTTFRQCVVQNVNRPTPNVDGSNSCASFLHKRFVLLHMNILMQKNSHCTKEKRKKMCETRQGDDPTDAERNYVHFPNGEMHTGEEKRQVEISDENRGVPNNFEPYPWNCTHTGDSPPMIKIPAQSAKNGTAESYTDGKGQRNAKDEEVQQRRESSICQQLTKNFYKEEIITSILKRFYFTLRENKMYNNNIRVISYRNLLIETRGSGSSFVNFLFDSKCLQKYSTIFSYFKKSLHVLNLVHIFYKYLRTKKSEQYECVDVIITSLCVLKYKIFFFLNTLYTYYQWILSFSWNQFISSLLKSKSLYQIKHSHQLYLTFLIETMLVPIRTRHDELHNFYINAEHRKNVLLQEYERKKIVFNSPRNKNDQGEVETDSYNLWGSSTVALEHRSNCDSGGRFNQVTYDADKYRLEKKRSDGADGTAWDNTTSSSLNKEFLLNELFSNNLLNLLSIPSQIYDILLKLSKLFNVSFDLNFDNSYDMTFQSEQEMEDEEQDEEDNPDEDDEEEIMNVKNGILNRAKNTVAEGGKKTYPKNGHAKSDGKNPTDRGHILFSINSYIKSLANIFDIHYLEFVMKLNIISLNVDQNSFFGPNRDSRLFNHILRLDKSILKKVTILQCMLSFHSFSADPVDVAYSQLR from the exons ATGACATCCACCTATATAACGGAAAttaggaagaagcagaaggactATCTAAGTTGCCTATTcagcaaatttgaaaaatattccaaTGAGAAGGTGCTAACAAATTTGATAAACAAATCGTTAAATGAAATTGCTCTGTACCCCTTCCAAGATGTTAGCGACAACGAAGTCATAGATGATGTGAACGGGTACATAAACGAGCTAACAATTAATGCTGAAtataagaggaaaaaaatattcaaacaTTTGTGCGAAATTTTCCtaaatgacaatttttatatatatgataaaaatgacagGTACGAATTGAAGTTcgtcattttaaaattattatttctaATTGGAGAAAGCAAAACAAGTGAGAATACACAATACATTGACCATCTATatggtaaatatttttacaagaaagaagaaggagaagaagaactgACCCCCCCTTTGAacataaatgaacaaaatgctCTCGATGACATACATAACTTTAACATTCTAGAGGAGACCAAATATCTTAAAGAGCTATACAACACGGACGATGAGATTACGAGATTGTCATCCCTCTCGGGAGAAGAGGACATACAAATTGGCGATCTTGAAAGAGATGAGTCCCTAGAGTATGGCTATCCAAGCGATATACACAACCAGCTAGCTAATTATCAGAAACAGCAAAGCAACCACAGTGGCGCAGAACCAAATAGTAACCACTTTCACGAAACGCAGTACGCCCAATATGTAGACAGCTATATGAAAAACAAGAATGATTTAACATATGAAAATGTCGTCAAAAAAATATCGCAGTGTGTTTATGAATATCCTCATTATGAAGATGTGGGGGGTCAGTGGAGACACCCTGCGAGGAGTTCCTTCCAGAGTAGTCAATCTGTTGGTTGCCTTGACAATGTGTTGTCGTACGATAATGTGGAGGAACATGTACATAATGCTAATGTAGGTACTAGTGCGGGAAGGAGTTACTCACGTCGCCGAATTAGCACTCGTAGCTCAAGCACAACATCCGATGAAGACATACTTGCTAgtttaaaaatgaggaaaaacaaaagcaaaGATGCATCCCTCCCACACAGACCAAGAGAACaatacttttttaataacataaaCCTTTTCTATGAGGAATATCATGAGAGTGAAGGGAACGACGCGAGCATTATATACGAGACGGAAATTTACAACTTGCACAACGTGTTCCCCAGTGATACGGGACAGGAAGGGAACGAAGAGGAACCTGGAGAGATAACCGGTAGGACAAGTCACCCAGGTGGTAACGCATTGGATGATAACTCATCGGGATATATTTACACACAGTGGAGAGATTCTTCTCGTTATGCGCACAGATCGAATGAGGAGGGACCCGCACAAACGGATGGTCCACAACATGGCTGCAACATCGTCCTTGCCGATAAAGGGAATATTATAAAGACTGGAACAGCCaccaagggaaggaaaaataaaaggaaaggcACATTTTACGTAAGCGAAATATTTATCATCAAAGAAATTTTGATGATACTTTCCCTAAATTGCCCCATAAAATTTAAGGAAGACTTTTTTACGAACttttctgattttttatttaaccacGTAATggacaaaaacaaaataaaagaggattttttattttacataaatatagaaAGGCGTGAAAAAGGCGAGGGAAGTGCCCCACATGGAAGCGTAACGCAATACCGAGCAATCATCAGCCAAATGATGAACGTCAAACA GGACATTTTTAATCacatcatatatataagagAGCATCTCAGCCATGATGAGGGGAAGAACAGTTTGTCTCGTCTCTTCGAACAGTTGAGTTTGACTGGCAGCAAAGGCAGAGGGAGCAACAATCTgggcagcagcagcagcagcagcaatGTGTACTACCCGGGTAACTTCCTCGAGTGCTTCATTGACTCCctaaaatgtatttattcCGAATGGATTTGCATAATAGAAATTTTGTACAACTATCACATCTTGCTGGTTATGAAACAGTACAACATTGTGCTCGTTAGGGACGAACAAATTTTGGACGTCCTAAACAGGATGGACCGAATACGCGTTATGGATTACCTGCGGGTCgaccattttgtgaattgGAAGCatcgcaaaaggggaaggcaGCCACACAGGAAGGTACACGCGCGTGGGGATATAACCCCATTCGAGGAGCTCCACACacatgaggaaaaaaaagcaaatgcCTCCTTCCACCCACGCAAAAACAGATGGGATAATGCAAGGAGACTACTGgacgaggaaaaaattgcaaacttCAGATCGCTCAGCCTTATCCACTTGCAGGTTATAATGAGTAAATACCTCTACGTGTGGAACAATCTCTACGACTATGTCGACTTTATGTTGTCCTACCTACTTTATAACATCGGTGTGGACGACTATACCCATTTTAATGCCCTATATGACAACGCCAAAAAGTTCTGCATCTGCTACGACATGACAGTACTGTACTGGAGAAATTGCCAAATTGTAAATAACAAATcgctggaaaaaattttccgcTTCCTTCTAAATGGACTGAATGTGTATTACTCGAAACATATAAGCAGTTGGAttaagaagggaaaaattgaCGATACctttaatgaattttttgtgtactcGCAGGATAGGGGGGATGAAGGGCCATTTGCCAGTCACATgctgtttataaaaaagcagGGCGAATTTGTTTTGTGCccagaattttttaactcctttgtttttttcctaataaGCCTCGGAAATAACATTCGCTTGTATATGAAAATTAGTCACGAGAAGGAGGTAGACTACGTCGATTATTATTTGAAGGGGGGCGGGGAGCCCCGTAGGCTGAAGCGCCCCTCGAGTGGGGATTATCAGGTTGGCCTCGGCGAAGTAGGCTCTGCTAACGAGTGCAGCGGAGGGTGCGACGACGAGTACAGTGATGAGATCGATGATGAGCGTGAGGATCCGTGTCGCGCCCCCGCGCCACCGCCTTATCGCCCCAAACGATTGCACAAAAACACCCTCAACTACTACTACAACATCGAGAATTTGAAGAATGTCCAGAACATCTCTCTAGACATCATCTCGACCATTTTGACGACTCGcccaaatgaggaaaacCTCCTGCCTtactttaacaaaaatattttggcaTTAAATGTGTCGTACGATTTGTACATTAAAAAGTTCCTTCAGGAAGAATTCTTTCAACTGTTCCTTCAAAGCAATCGGATTTTTTTAGATAGCCTAATGAAATATTCTTATCTGTTGGAATACTTTTGTTGTTTGCGCAGTTTAGTATTCCTCGAAATAGCtgattttatttctcctttttttgagttCATTTTTAAGGAGGTATCTATTCCGCTTATCGATGAGAGAAACATGAACACGACGTTTAGGCAGTGCGTTgtgcaaaatgtgaataGACCTACGCCTAACGTGGACGGATCCAATTCCTGTGCATCCTTTTTGCACAAGCGGTTTGTGTTGCTCCATATGAATATTCTGATGCAGAAGAATTCCCACTGTACgaaagagaaaaggaaaaaaatgtgcgaaaCGAGACAAGGGGACGACCCCACGGATGCAGAGCGAAATTATGTGCACTTCCCAAACGGTGAAATGCACactggggaagaaaaacgcCAAGTCGAGATTAGCGATGAGAATAGAGGAGTCCCCAACAACTTTGAGCCATACCCCTGGAATTGCACCCATACAGGGGACTCTCCAccaatgataaaaataccaGCCCAATCTGCAAAAAACGGAACAGCGGAGAGCTACACCGATGGCAAAGGACAAAGGAATGCCAAGGACGAAGAAGTACAGCAGAGAAGGGAATCCTCCATCTGTCAACAGTTGACAAAAAACTTTtacaaagaagaaattataaCGAGTATCTTGAAGAGATTCTACTTTACCTtaagggaaaacaaaatgtataaCAACAATATCCGTGTGATAAGCTACAGAAATTTGCTAATAGAGACAAGGGGAAGTGGGTCAtcttttgtaaattttttatttgattcgAAATGTTTGCAGAAATACTCCACGATATTTTCctactttaaaaaatctttgCATGTACTAAATTTagtgcacatattttataagtACCTCAGGACAAAAAAATCAGAACAGTATGAATGTGTAGACGTAATTATCACCTCTTTGTgtgttttaaaatataaaatatttttcttcctgaaTACCTTGTATACCTACTATCAGTGGATATTGAGCTTTTCGTGGAATCAGTTCATCTCCTCTTTGTTAAAATCAAAGTCGTTGTATCAGATAAAACATAGTCACCAGCTGtacttaacttttttaatcGAAACAATGTTAGTACCTATACGTACGAGACATGACGagcttcacaatttttacataaatgctgaacacagaaaaaatgtccTGCTTCAGGaatatgaaagaaaaaagattgTTTTTAATTCTCCTAGGAATAAGAACGACCAGGGGGAGGTGGAAACTGATTCGTATAATCTGTGGGGTAGCTCCACCGTTGCTTTAGAACATAGAAGTAATTGCGATTCTGGAGGGCGGTTCAACCAAGTGACTTATGATGCGGACAAGTACAGACTTGAAAAGAAACGAAGCGATGGAGCAGATGGTACAGCATGGGATAACACTACCTCCAGTTCCCTTAATAAGGAGTTCCTGTtgaatgaattattttccaATAACCTTCTTAACCTGTTATCCATTCCTTCCCAAATTTACGATATCCTTCTAAAGCTGAGCAAACTCTTCAATGTCAGCTTTGACCTAAACTTTGACAATTCGTACGACATGACTTTTCAGAGCGAGCAGGAGATGGAAGATGAGGAACAGGATGAAGAGGACAACCCTGATGAGGacgacgaagaagaaataatgaacgtaaaaaatggaatccTAAACAGGGCCAAAAATACTGTAGCAGAAGGGGGCAAGAAAACGTATCCTAAAAACGGACATGCAAAAAGTGATGGGAAGAACCCCACAGACAGAGggcacattttattttccataaaCAGTTACATAAAATCTCTTGCAAACATTTTCGATATTCACTACTTGGAGTTTGTAAtgaaattaaatattatttctttgAATGTGGACCAAAATAGCTTCTTTGGCCCCAATAGGGATTCCAGACTGTTTAACCACATTTTGAGGTTAGACAAGAGCATCCTGAAAAAGGTAACCATTTTACAGTGTATGTTGTCTTTCCACTCTTTTAGCGCTGACCCTGTGGATGTCGCATATAGTCAGCTACGGTAG
- a CDS encoding hypothetical protein (putative), with product MDNPLKVTKDRLTNLNEAFISTIECRETSHNSNEEFFADQDGNTKFDENSKQYCKIGSEYMHKFENLEKKEHENIDLKLVAPRDNNMTLVDPSYIRERDFGGGKDYINVSFVNDFIKVPKDEIRAGQKDFHGRSYNFTYKDGDNKKNYEYINATNEYYITKNVEEKMTNTGMTTENFFADSKMLLYEDGMNKWSDKSRYLYFVDKEEQNNGYKKKKKFKDIRLNDALIVDNYEKVVYKQDPSSDKVKIENLILDVLNNDFDYDYDIESDENDRPKEELEGEERGTAQDGQANVRKKKEPLDIAPKIKSKYNRSYILDYLHYDNFFHDEEVNVSEKSTSDNSDREVNEKGKGSSPTYTIGNKKEFDIKSNIHNLLTKVETELNVRDFSKFIPEQFNMDVFLSNQSESEEYESDSDESMACVLKKKKIQWNEKRMKEEMELLRKYDYVESLYSPGYCSRITQNLRDKYNKKRVNIYDLKKNQLYEQIKKDFMDEEQTKKAEEDLQKFRLENLRVPEENPSADEDADLESVQGISEKDKPTDQGVPEVKHKWQDVGDDKTDSSVTFDHIDSRSINNLKRKYKALKKSERSCRPELRRLKFYICRRVNKKKYLLKNLKSDKEDRKKKENIRKVMKFSSRGGYNLLAKIQEDVNKDEMEDEDEANQLEEDDLFDSNEINTSEMNTSEYTYSSLTISSYEYINIRRVHYNDDTYEKIFYHNDPRVNVTYLYDNVQFFLIHEDKDEQEKRTSKGTLFMEILVYDLKFYREEKHIEEEALLYTLEINENATAKLEKKENDTSEILLKTVNKKSGTIRCSISGNKEQMSIIFNKIYKRILLFKYVKYLNSISSGVIENAVNYFLMECKTLNLKNAPYNKDADKIIFSPSKNLANICTINLANRTMSIEDLSEFLSFSNVRQCSSLNLTKNPLFQDLAFERIKKDMDYVIKCFKSLQVKELILDFTDLSNQSAEYFIVNILLSTNISFLSLVSCELKSNNINNIVSIAKQSINGGRRFASAIRYVNAEFNKLTYYDVVSLINILFELNKDFKKLYICGNFIQNDIFDISFEFKRRKSFIEMHKFVKSLPDIFHVDTIDQVRDSYPCNLRGIAELFEDGKVTQITFELYFTYLYVVKPTERFYTIRNISVVRKGTMNIMVIEALLNKKEVKINLNLFKENIILLFHSIVRESLNGKAYYQEQISNGREVNETVLNYFIMRTENEINFYHYNVTREEIHFVLDLCKRGVVKNINLGHCYLRNEDILYFNSMNKDPYGIKIYKLSLGNNLIDSNLDLNELITFLSNFTIFFKINLSNLKIGTHPSTCEFFFYLLNNTKCKIISLDNCDLGNTFLRSVNQNIVELKKNSYLTILSMQHNSFSDIKGTLKFLNNIISACKSIEKIKVYTNYISDEDARLIIKNTIKRDVVSFQYTYDTSTSAQNDIIKVSKIAKNKINNDVEYNADMTEHERKIIEEFFEKKQKGRGANGRGAGEKADDHKFVNRYNLDDLKSRKIKYSMMK from the exons atggacaatCCGTTAAAAGTGACAAAAGACAGACTGACAAATTTGAACG AGGCATTCATATCTACGATTGAATGTAGGGAGACCAGTCATAACAGCAATGAAGAATTCTTTGCAg ACCAGGATGGGAACACCAAATTTGATGAAAACTCAAAGCAGTATTGCAAAATTGGAAGtgaatatatgcacaaatttgAGAATCTGGAAAAGAAAG AACACGAGAATATTGATTTAAAATTGGTAGCGCCCAGAGACAATAACATGACCCTAGTTGACCCGTCCTACATAAG AGAAAGAGACTTCGGTGGGGGCAAGGACTACATAAACGTCAGCTTCGTTAACGATTTTATAAAAGTGCCTAAGGATGAAATACGCGCAGGACAGAAGGACTTCCACGGAAGGAGTTACAACTTCACATATAAAGACGGAGACAACAAAAAGAATTACGAGTACATAAATGCAACAAACGAGTATTACATAACCAAAAacgtggaggagaaaatgacAAACACGGGGATGACCACGGAGAATTTTTTCGCGGACAGTAAGATGTTGCTGTATGAAG ATGGGATGAACAAGTGGTCCGACAAGAGCAGATACCTCTATTTTGTTGATAAGGAGGAGCAAAATAAtggatacaaaaaaaaaaaaaaatttaaagacaTACGTCTGAACGACGCCCTTATAGTGGATAATTACGAGAAGGTGGTTTACAAGCAGGACCCTAGTAGTGACAAGGTCAAAATAGAAAACTTGATATTGGACGTCCTCAACAATG ACTTCGACTATGACTACGACATAGAATCTGATGAAAATGACAG GCCTAAGGAGGAACtcgagggggaggaaagaGGCACG GCGCAAGACGGACAAGCAAACgtcaggaagaagaaagagcCCTTGGATATAGCcccgaaaataaaaagcaaataCAACCGATCATACATCTTGGATTATCTACATTATGATAACTTCTTCCATGACGAGGAGGTGAACGTTTCTGAAAAATCGACCTCCGATAACTCAGATCGTGAAGTCAATGAGAAGGGAAAAGGTAGCTCTCCAACTTACACcataggaaataaaaaagagtttGACATAAAAAGCAACATCCACAATTTGTTAACCAAAGTTGAGACAGAACTAAATGTCAGAGATTTTTCAAAGTTCATACCGGAGCAGTTTAACATGGATGTGTTTTTATCAAACCAATCAGAGAGCGAAGAATACGAATCCGACTCTGATGAAAGT ATGGCCTGCGTtctgaagaagaaaaaaatccagtGGAATGAGAAAAGgatgaaagaagaaatggagcTCCTGCGCAAATACGACTACGTAGAATCACTATACTCGCCTGGCTACTGCTCCAGaattacacaaaatttaAGAGacaaatataacaaaaagaGGGTCAACATTTACGACTTGAAGA AGAACCAACTGTAcgagcaaataaaaaaggactTCATGGACGAAGAGCAAACGAAGAAGGCCGAAGAAGATCTGCAAAAATTCAGACTCGAAAATTTACGCGTCCCAGAAGAAAACCCAAGTGCAGATGAAGACGCAGATTTGGAAAGCGTCCAGGGCATTTCGGAAAAGGACAAACCGACGGATCAAGGTGTACCAGAAGTGAAACACAAATGGCAGGATGTAGGTGACGACAAAACGGACAGTTCTGTAACATTCGATCATATAGACAGTAGAAGCATAAATAACTTGAAGAGGAAATACAAAGCGCTGAAAAAAAGCGAGCGCTCTTGTAGGCCAGAGTTAAGGAGgctaaaattttacatatgcCGAAGGGTTAATAAGAAGAAATATCTGCTTAAGAACTTGAAGTCGGATAAGGAGgacaggaagaagaaggagaatatACGTAAGGTCATGAAATTTTCCAGTCGGGGAGGGTACAACCTGTTGGCCAAGATCCAGGAAG ACGTCAACAAGGATGAGATGGAAGATGAAGACGAGGCGAACCAACTGGAAGAAGATGACCTATTCGACAGCAACGAAATAAACACGTCAGAAATGAACACCTCTGAGTATACCTACTCATCGCTAACCATTTCGTCCTAcgaatatataaatatacgcAGGGTGCATTATAATGATGACACctacgaaaaaatattttaccacaACGACCCGAGAGTGAACGTTACTTACCTGTACGACAAtgtccaattttttcttattcacGAGGACAAGGATGAAcaggaaaag AGAACCAGCAAAGGAACCCTGTTCATGGAAATCCTCGTGTACGACCTCAAGTTCTACCGAGAGGAGAAGCACATCGAAGAAGAGGCACTTCTGTACACCCTAGAAATAAACGAAAATGCGACGGCAAAActagagaaaaaggaaaatgacaCCTCTGAAATATTGCTAAAAacggtgaacaaaaaaagcgGTACAATTCGCTGTTCTATCTCAGGCAATAAAGAACAAATGAGCATCAtctttaacaaaatatacaaaagAATTTTACTATTcaaatatgtaaaatatttgaacTCCATTTCAAGTGGGGTAATTGAAAATGCTGTTAATTATTTCCTGATGGAATGTAAAAcattgaatttaaaaaatgccccATATAACAAAGATGCAGATAAAATTATCTTTTCTCCCTCCAAAAATCTAGCAAATATTTGCACCATTAATTTAGCTAACAGAACAATGAGTATTGAAGACTTGTCTGAATTTCTGTCCTTTTCAAATGTCAGACAATGCAGTTCGTTGAATTTGACAAAGAACCCATTGTTCCAAGATTTAGCATTTGAACGAATCAAGAAGGACATGGATTATGtcataaaatgttttaaatctTTACAAGTGAAGGAACTCATTTTAGACTTCACCGATCTGTCAAACCAATCGGCTGAATATTTTATcgttaatattttgttaagTACCAACATTTCCTTTCTCAGCCTAGTCAGTTGTGAATTAAAGAGTAACAACATAAACAATATAGTAAGTATTGCAAAACAATCAATTAATGGAGGCAGAAGATTTGCAAGTGCCATCCGTTATGTCAATGCAGAGTTCAACAAATTGACTTATTACGACGTGGTATCTCTTATTAACATACTTTTTGAGCTAAATaaagattttaaaaagttatacATTTGTGGGAATTTCATACAGAATGATATATTTGACATATCCTTCGAGTTTAAGAGGAGGAAATCTTTCATCgaaatgcacaaatttgtCAAGTCTTTGCCGGACATTTTCCATGTTGACACCATCGACCAAGTTAGGGACTCCTATCCGTGCAACTTGCGGGGGATCGCGGAGCTGTTCGAGGAC GGAAAAGTCACCCAAATCACCTTCGAGCTGTACTTCACCTACCTGTACGTCGTGAAGCCAACGGAAAGGTTCTACACCATTAGAAATATCTCAGTAGTCAGGAAAGGCACCATGAACATAATGGTGATTGAGGCACTGCTTAACAAgaaggaagtaaaaattaatctGAATTTATtcaaggaaaatataatacttCTCTTTCACAGCATAGTACGCGAAAG ctTGAACGGCAAGGCGTATTACCAAGAGCAGATTAGCAACGGCAGAGAAGTGAACGAGACCGTTTTGAATTACTTTATTATGCGAACTGAAAAT GAGATTAACTTTTACCATTACAACGTCACGCGAGAAGAAATTCACTTTGTCCTGGATCTGTGCAAAAGGGGCGTCGtgaaaaacataaacctCGGCCATTGTTACCTCCGCAACGAAGACATTCTGTACTTCAATTCAATGAACAAGGACCCCTACGGAATTAAGATTTACAAACTCTCTCTTGGCAATAACTTAATCGACTCGAATTTGGACTTGAATGAGCTGATTACTTTTCTCTCCaacttcaccattttttt CAAAATAAACCTAAGTAATCTGAAAATCGGGACGCACCCCTCCacatgtgaattttttttttacctcttgAACAATACCAAGTGCAAGATTATAAG CCTGGACAACTGCGACCTGGGAAACACCTTCCTGCGAAGTGTCAACCAAAACATTGtggaactgaaaaaaaatagctacctGACCATCCTATCTATGCAACACAACTCATTCAGTGACATAAAAGGAACtctcaaatttttaaataacatCATTTCTGCATGCAAGTCAATAGAAAAGATCAAAGTTTACACTAACTACATAAGTGATGAGGACGCCAGGCTCATAATAAAGAACACGATTAAAAGGGACGTGGTGTCGTTTCAGTACACTTACGACACATCTACCTCCGCACAGAATGACATTATAAAGGTGTCCAAAATAGCGAAGAATAAAATCAATAATGATGTGGAGTACAATGCAGATATGACAGAGCATGAGCGGAAAATAATTGAGGAGTTCTtcgagaaaaaacaaaaagggcgGGGAGCGAACGGAAGAGGTGCAGGCGAGAAAGCAGACGACCACAAGTTTGTAAACCGCTACAATTTGGACGACTTAAAATCGCGAAAGATTAAATATTCCATGATGAAGTGA